One Succinivibrio dextrinosolvens DNA window includes the following coding sequences:
- a CDS encoding cellulase family glycosylhydrolase → MNKFKTKIIATAIFAMLISNTYAVSTTEEYSFDYAQIKDFVRQDGNKFILEGREFRISGTNNYYMHYGSKQMILSVLDDAQKLGINVIRVWGFMDGLHHNHTMQFKPGDYNVPDGNKSALEKLDFTVAEAKKRGIRLVIALTNNWEDFGGIPQYVKWFNAKEHDDFYTDKKIRLCYKNYVTHIIEHVNQYTNIKNSDEPTIMTWELANEPRAASDKSGKKLLKWADEMSTYIRKLAPKQLIALGSEGFFARKNNPDWTYNGNDGVDWDNIIRLPNISYGTLHLYPKTWSKDNAEQWGTQWIKEHARVAKEADKPVVLEEYGIGKDESINREFVYRKWTKTAYDEGLNGTMFWILTSKDPSNANGLYPDYDGFRVLNNQSELTDILKNHSKDMRNIKHINENESYIAFPKNNSKQKGEKILLKVYPFVNGDSAVKSITANVNGNNQIISFTEPDSDGYYTAYVDFNSGLVYGENNLTVNTEFTKGNNVKRDLIFELEKPVTGYKNIAEFNFSEGISDFSEGGTYQAEFLKPELEHAVLGDEKLLKLNVNLPGTNDWEEIRVHNQNVTDLSEAKLVSFDIYYPTDIQGGVRPYVVAGDGWVKLGVDKNNKNLSEMEIVNINNTPLYKQHISVDLGDLSGKNGDFYICIVGNKLKLKGSIFIDNLQFKKPVF, encoded by the coding sequence ATGAATAAATTTAAAACAAAGATTATTGCCACAGCCATTTTTGCAATGCTGATCTCAAATACATACGCTGTATCAACAACAGAAGAATACAGTTTTGATTATGCACAAATCAAAGACTTTGTCAGACAGGATGGCAATAAATTCATCCTTGAAGGGAGGGAATTCAGAATCTCAGGAACTAATAACTATTACATGCATTATGGATCCAAGCAAATGATTCTTTCTGTATTGGATGATGCTCAGAAGCTTGGAATTAACGTCATTAGAGTTTGGGGATTCATGGATGGATTGCATCACAATCATACTATGCAGTTCAAACCAGGAGATTACAATGTTCCAGATGGAAACAAAAGCGCTCTTGAAAAGCTAGATTTTACAGTTGCAGAAGCTAAGAAAAGAGGAATACGCCTTGTCATTGCACTCACCAATAATTGGGAAGATTTCGGTGGCATTCCCCAATATGTAAAATGGTTCAATGCCAAAGAGCATGATGACTTCTATACAGATAAGAAGATCAGACTGTGCTATAAGAATTATGTAACTCACATTATTGAGCATGTTAACCAGTATACAAATATCAAAAACAGTGATGAGCCAACAATCATGACCTGGGAACTGGCAAATGAACCAAGAGCTGCATCAGACAAATCAGGAAAAAAATTACTCAAATGGGCAGACGAAATGTCAACATACATAAGGAAACTTGCTCCTAAGCAGCTGATTGCACTAGGTTCTGAAGGATTTTTTGCAAGAAAGAACAATCCAGACTGGACCTATAACGGTAATGATGGAGTAGATTGGGACAACATTATTCGTCTACCTAATATAAGTTATGGCACACTGCATCTGTATCCAAAGACATGGTCTAAAGACAATGCTGAACAATGGGGAACTCAATGGATTAAGGAACATGCCAGAGTCGCGAAAGAGGCAGATAAACCTGTTGTACTTGAGGAGTACGGCATAGGAAAAGATGAAAGCATCAACCGTGAATTTGTATATAGAAAATGGACAAAAACCGCTTATGACGAAGGTCTAAACGGAACCATGTTCTGGATCCTTACATCCAAAGATCCTTCAAACGCAAATGGACTGTATCCTGATTATGACGGCTTTAGAGTATTAAACAATCAGTCAGAACTTACAGATATCCTTAAGAATCATTCTAAAGACATGAGAAATATTAAGCACATCAATGAGAATGAATCTTATATAGCATTTCCAAAAAACAACTCAAAACAGAAAGGAGAGAAAATTCTGCTAAAAGTTTATCCGTTTGTAAACGGAGACAGTGCTGTCAAATCCATAACAGCTAACGTGAACGGAAATAACCAAATAATATCTTTTACTGAGCCTGACAGTGACGGCTACTACACAGCTTACGTCGATTTTAACAGTGGACTTGTTTATGGAGAAAACAATCTGACAGTTAATACAGAATTTACAAAAGGAAATAATGTTAAACGCGACCTGATATTTGAACTAGAAAAACCAGTGACTGGTTATAAAAATATTGCTGAATTCAATTTCAGTGAAGGAATAAGTGATTTTTCTGAAGGTGGCACTTATCAGGCAGAATTTTTAAAACCTGAACTTGAGCATGCTGTATTAGGAGATGAAAAACTACTGAAACTAAATGTTAATCTTCCTGGCACAAATGATTGGGAAGAAATAAGGGTTCACAATCAGAATGTAACAGATCTTTCTGAAGCTAAGCTTGTCTCCTTTGATATTTACTATCCAACAGATATTCAGGGTGGAGTTCGTCCTTATGTAGTTGCAGGTGACGGCTGGGTAAAATTGGGAGTAGATAAAAATAACAAAAATCTCAGTGAAATGGAAATAGTAAATATCAACAATACACCTTTATACAAGCAGCATATCTCTGTTGATTTAGGAGATCTGTCTGGAAAGAATGGAGATTTTTACATATGCATAGTCGGCAATAAATTAAAACTAAAAGGAAGCATTTTCATTGATAACCTACAGTTTAAAAAGCCTGTATTCTAA